One window of Pelobates fuscus isolate aPelFus1 chromosome 9, aPelFus1.pri, whole genome shotgun sequence genomic DNA carries:
- the DHX34 gene encoding probable ATP-dependent RNA helicase DHX34 isoform X1 has protein sequence MERERGSREWDWSCPHTRRHLEDLFFGECGYIKAGSQESKEFWLFFDRFQRFQNQLKKSKINKDREFEDEKKSKVIDLPKEYDPRYRINVSIVLSRDVERAVHGHHREKGHRSRDCADLPTEKLAEFKKSILHYLDFTQKQSFGKLAKLRKERSNLPIFQYREKIIHMVRDHQVVVVAGDTGCGKSTQVPQYLLAAGFGHIACTQPRRIACISLAKRVGFESLNQYGSKVGYQIRFESSRSPATKIVFLTEGLLLRQIQKDSEVPAYQVLIVDEVHERHLHSDFLLGVLRRILPLRPDLKVILMSATINIKLFSGYFDQAPVLQVPGRLFPIQVIYQPVPQEEAASKTEKLDPRPFLRVLQAIDHKYPVDERGDLLIFLSGVTEISSVLEAVQVYATHTQRWIVLPLHSTLSLVEQDKVFDLAPPGVRKCIISTNIAETSVTIDGVRFVLDSGKVKEMSFDPKAKMQRLQEFWISRASAEQRKGRAGRTGPGVCYRLYAESDYDAFAPYPVPEIQRVALDALVLQMKSMDLGDPRSFPFIEQPPMSSIETAILYLRDQGALDANEELTPIGKLLAKLPVDVVIGKMLILGTLFSLLEPVLTIASALSVQSPFLRSATNNPECATARKPLESDQGDPFTLLNVFNEWIQVKSSRSSNSRKWCRRRGLEEQRLYEMANLRRQFKALLKDHWMLEESGVPTRDRHSRQRQHRERKELHQLKRQHDRSEKQKRKVLKLQDQDGGSSSDGEERSHADGTESVDIQDVKFKLRHNVEELCASSTGQELSGSQLSLLKLIVCHGLYPQLAVPDSFNSCRKDSDQVFHTKSKQGIVVHPTSVFSSNPEILHVDSVQEEMAVAEENSVDKEGKKLNPLDSRRKGQSTKHQIVGFVSLLETNKPYLVNCMRLPALQGFLLLSRSLDTSADCCRIVCDSWMEIDMMDPEAALRLISEAVRLRLAWEKLLKSRLEKTSSVEDLQRGDDRRKKKEIDRLGYDLVDYMRSEVAYSMRRLAALETQNLYVGPQTVVSTPALPGVFGNVDMKLDPVKGGYRATSFLTYNCLLNDTDFYSDCLRSFWTCPNCGLYMPFTPVERMSHQNSCIEEESVAENEEQNNEMAAVTALHRNFHCDICQKDLMMTSTEILRHKKQHLSETNS, from the exons ATGGAACGAGAAAGAGGTAGTCGTGAGTGGGATTGGAGCTGCCCTCATACCCGTAGACACCTTGAAGACCTATTTTTTGGTGAGTGTGGATACATCAAGGCCGGCTCACAAGAAAGCAAAGAATTCTGGTTATTTTTTGACCGATTCCAAAGGTTCCAGAATCAattgaaaaaaagcaaaataaataaagaccgaGAATTCGAGGATGAAAAGAAGTCGAAGGTTATTGACCTTCCCAAAGAATATGACCCAAGGTATCGTATTAATGTGTCCATCGTCCTCAGCAGGGATGTGGAGAGAGCGGTTCATGGACACCATAGAGAGAAAGGACATAGGTCAAGAGATTGTGCAGATCTGCCTACAGAGAAACTGGCCGAGTTTAAGAAATCAATCCTTCATTATCTGGACTTTACTCAGAAACAGAGCTTTGGGAAGCTGGCCAAGCTTCGGAAAGAAAGGTCAAACTTGCCAATCTTCCAGTACAGGGAGAAGATTATTCATATGGTGAGGGATCACCaagtggtggtggtggcaggagACACCGGATGTGGAAAGTCCACTCAGGTACCACAGTACCTGTTAGCAGCTGGATTTGGGCACATAGCTTGCACTCAACCCCGTAGGATAGCTTGTATTTCGTTAGCTAAGAGAGTTGGTTTTGAAAGCCTCAATCAATATGGTTCAAAG GTTGGCTACCAAATCCGTTTTGAAAGTAGCCGGTCTCCTGCTACGAAGATTGTTTTCTTGACTGAGGGCCTCCTCCTTCGCCAGATTCAGAAGGACTCAGAGGTGCCGGCTTACCAGGTCCTTATTGTAGATGAAGTTCACGAGCGACATCTTCACAGTGACTTTCTGTTGGGCGTCTTGCGCCGGATTCTGCCACTGCGACCTGATCTGAAGGTCATCCTAATGTCAGCTACCATCAACATTAAGCTCTTCTCTGGTTACTTTGACCAGGCTCCCGTCCTGCAAGTTCCAGGGAGACTTTTTCCTATACAG GTGATCTACCAGCCAGTCCCTCAGGAAGAGGCAGCATCGAAAACCGAGAAGCTGGATCCAAGGCCGTTTTTGCGAGTGTTGCAGGCCATCGATCACAAGTATCCAGTTGACGAGCGAGGAGACCTTTTGATCTTTCTGAGTGGGGTGACTGAGATTAGCAGCGTGTTAGAAGCTGTGCAGGTCTACGCTACTCACACTCAGCGCTGGATTGTTCTCCCACTTCACAGCACTCTTTCCCTCGTTGAACAAGACAAG GTGTTTGACTTAGCGCCACCTGGTGTCAGAAAATGTATAATTTCCACCAATATCGCTGAAACCTCTGTCACGATAGATGGGGTGAGATTTGTACTTGACTCAG GCAAAGTTAAGGAAATGAGTTTTGATCCGAAAGCGAAAATGCAGCGTCTGCAAGAATTCTGGATCAGCCGGGCGAGTGCAGAACAAAGGAAGGGCCGTGCTGGCCGGACAGGCCCTGGCGTGTGTTACAGGCTCTACGCCGAGTCCGATTATGATGCTTTTGCCCCGTATCCTGTTCCAGAAATTCAGAGAGTGGCCTTGGATGCTTTGGTTCTCCAG ATGAAGAGTATGGACCTTGGGGATCCCCGCTCCTTTCCATTTATTGAACAACCCCCCATGTCAAGCATAGAAACCGCCATTTTGTATTTGCGAGATCAAGGAGCTCTAGATGCCAACGAGGAGCTGACGCCCATCGGGAAGCTGCTGGCCAAACTCCCTGTTGATGTTGTGATCG GAAAGATGCTTATATTGGGGACACTTTTCAGCCTTTTGGAGCCAGTGCTGACTATTGCCTCAGCTCTTAGTGTGCAGTCTCCCTTCCTCCGCTCCGCCACAAACAATCCAGAGTGCGCCACTGCCCGAAAACCCCTGGAGAGTGACCAAGGAGACCCCTTCACTCTGCTTAATGTCTTCAATGAGTGGATTCAG GTAAAATCCAGTCGAAGCAGTAACTCCAGGAAATGGTGTCGTCGGCGGGGACTGGAAGAGCAACGTTTGTACGAGATGGCCAACCTGCGGCGTCAGTTTAAG GCGCTGCTGAAAGACCACTGGATGCTGGAAGAAAGCGGCGTTCCCACCAGGGATCGCCATAGCCGACAGCGACAGCACAGAGAACGCAAGGAGCTGCACCAACTGAAAAGGCAACACGATCGCTCGGAGAAACAAAAACGCAAAGTGCTCAAACTGCAGGACCAGGATGGGGGATCTTCCAGTGATGGAGAGGAGCGGTCCCATGCTGATGGCACAGAAAGCGTGGACATTCAG GATGTAAAGTTTAAGCTGCGGCACAATGTGGAGGAACTTTGTGCGTCTAGTACCGGCCAGGAGCTTTCAGGTTCCCAGCTGTCCCTGCTCAAGCTTATCGTGTGTCATGGACTGTACCCCCAACTGGCAGTGCCCGACAGTTTCAACAGCTGCCGCAAAGACTCCGACCAG GTTTTCCACACAAAGAGTAAACAAGGAATAGTTGTCCACCCCACCAGTGTCTTCTCCAGTAATCCTGAAATTCTTCATGTTGACAGCGTCCAAGAAGAAATGGCCGTAGCAG AAGAGAATTCTGTAgacaaagaaggcaaaaaactga ATCCTTTAGACTCCAGGAGGAAAGGACAGAGCACCAAGCATCAGATTGTGGGGTTTGTGTCCCTTCTGGAGACTAATAAGCCTTACCTAGTAAACTGCATGCGATTGCCAGCTCTGCAG GGTTTCTTGCTCTTGTCTCGATCTTTGGATACGAGCGCTGACTGCTGCCGCATTGTGTGCGATAGTTGGATGGAGATAGACATGATGGATCCTGAGGCGGCATTGCGTCTAATCTCCGAAGCTGTGCGTCTCAGGTTGGCCTGGGAGAAGCTGCTGAAATCGAGACTAGAAAAGACATCCAGTGTAGAGGATTTGCAGAGAGGAGATGATCGGAGGAAGAAGAAAGAGATTGATCGCTTGGGCTACGATTTAGTGGATTACATGAGATCAGAG GTAGCTTACAGTATGAGAAGACTGGCCGCATTGGAGACACAGAACCTGTACGTTGGACCCCAGACTGTAGTTTCCACTCCCGCCTTGCCTGGGGTGTTTGGTAATGTGGATATGAAGTTAGACCCTGTGAAAGGAGGCTATCGAGCCACCAGCTTCCTGACCTATAACTGTTTATTG
- the DHX34 gene encoding probable ATP-dependent RNA helicase DHX34 isoform X2 — translation MERERGSREWDWSCPHTRRHLEDLFFGECGYIKAGSQESKEFWLFFDRFQRFQNQLKKSKINKDREFEDEKKSKVIDLPKEYDPRYRINVSIVLSRDVERAVHGHHREKGHRSRDCADLPTEKLAEFKKSILHYLDFTQKQSFGKLAKLRKERSNLPIFQYREKIIHMVRDHQVVVVAGDTGCGKSTQVPQYLLAAGFGHIACTQPRRIACISLAKRVGFESLNQYGSKVGYQIRFESSRSPATKIVFLTEGLLLRQIQKDSEVPAYQVLIVDEVHERHLHSDFLLGVLRRILPLRPDLKVILMSATINIKLFSGYFDQAPVLQVPGRLFPIQVIYQPVPQEEAASKTEKLDPRPFLRVLQAIDHKYPVDERGDLLIFLSGVTEISSVLEAVQVYATHTQRWIVLPLHSTLSLVEQDKVFDLAPPGVRKCIISTNIAETSVTIDGVRFVLDSGKVKEMSFDPKAKMQRLQEFWISRASAEQRKGRAGRTGPGVCYRLYAESDYDAFAPYPVPEIQRVALDALVLQMKSMDLGDPRSFPFIEQPPMSSIETAILYLRDQGALDANEELTPIGKLLAKLPVDVVIGKMLILGTLFSLLEPVLTIASALSVQSPFLRSATNNPECATARKPLESDQGDPFTLLNVFNEWIQVKSSRSSNSRKWCRRRGLEEQRLYEMANLRRQFKALLKDHWMLEESGVPTRDRHSRQRQHRERKELHQLKRQHDRSEKQKRKVLKLQDQDGGSSSDGEERSHADGTESVDIQDVKFKLRHNVEELCASSTGQELSGSQLSLLKLIVCHGLYPQLAVPDSFNSCRKDSDQVFHTKSKQGIVVHPTSVFSSNPEILHVDSVQEEMAVAEENSVDKEGKKLNSRRKGQSTKHQIVGFVSLLETNKPYLVNCMRLPALQGFLLLSRSLDTSADCCRIVCDSWMEIDMMDPEAALRLISEAVRLRLAWEKLLKSRLEKTSSVEDLQRGDDRRKKKEIDRLGYDLVDYMRSEVAYSMRRLAALETQNLYVGPQTVVSTPALPGVFGNVDMKLDPVKGGYRATSFLTYNCLLNDTDFYSDCLRSFWTCPNCGLYMPFTPVERMSHQNSCIEEESVAENEEQNNEMAAVTALHRNFHCDICQKDLMMTSTEILRHKKQHLSETNS, via the exons ATGGAACGAGAAAGAGGTAGTCGTGAGTGGGATTGGAGCTGCCCTCATACCCGTAGACACCTTGAAGACCTATTTTTTGGTGAGTGTGGATACATCAAGGCCGGCTCACAAGAAAGCAAAGAATTCTGGTTATTTTTTGACCGATTCCAAAGGTTCCAGAATCAattgaaaaaaagcaaaataaataaagaccgaGAATTCGAGGATGAAAAGAAGTCGAAGGTTATTGACCTTCCCAAAGAATATGACCCAAGGTATCGTATTAATGTGTCCATCGTCCTCAGCAGGGATGTGGAGAGAGCGGTTCATGGACACCATAGAGAGAAAGGACATAGGTCAAGAGATTGTGCAGATCTGCCTACAGAGAAACTGGCCGAGTTTAAGAAATCAATCCTTCATTATCTGGACTTTACTCAGAAACAGAGCTTTGGGAAGCTGGCCAAGCTTCGGAAAGAAAGGTCAAACTTGCCAATCTTCCAGTACAGGGAGAAGATTATTCATATGGTGAGGGATCACCaagtggtggtggtggcaggagACACCGGATGTGGAAAGTCCACTCAGGTACCACAGTACCTGTTAGCAGCTGGATTTGGGCACATAGCTTGCACTCAACCCCGTAGGATAGCTTGTATTTCGTTAGCTAAGAGAGTTGGTTTTGAAAGCCTCAATCAATATGGTTCAAAG GTTGGCTACCAAATCCGTTTTGAAAGTAGCCGGTCTCCTGCTACGAAGATTGTTTTCTTGACTGAGGGCCTCCTCCTTCGCCAGATTCAGAAGGACTCAGAGGTGCCGGCTTACCAGGTCCTTATTGTAGATGAAGTTCACGAGCGACATCTTCACAGTGACTTTCTGTTGGGCGTCTTGCGCCGGATTCTGCCACTGCGACCTGATCTGAAGGTCATCCTAATGTCAGCTACCATCAACATTAAGCTCTTCTCTGGTTACTTTGACCAGGCTCCCGTCCTGCAAGTTCCAGGGAGACTTTTTCCTATACAG GTGATCTACCAGCCAGTCCCTCAGGAAGAGGCAGCATCGAAAACCGAGAAGCTGGATCCAAGGCCGTTTTTGCGAGTGTTGCAGGCCATCGATCACAAGTATCCAGTTGACGAGCGAGGAGACCTTTTGATCTTTCTGAGTGGGGTGACTGAGATTAGCAGCGTGTTAGAAGCTGTGCAGGTCTACGCTACTCACACTCAGCGCTGGATTGTTCTCCCACTTCACAGCACTCTTTCCCTCGTTGAACAAGACAAG GTGTTTGACTTAGCGCCACCTGGTGTCAGAAAATGTATAATTTCCACCAATATCGCTGAAACCTCTGTCACGATAGATGGGGTGAGATTTGTACTTGACTCAG GCAAAGTTAAGGAAATGAGTTTTGATCCGAAAGCGAAAATGCAGCGTCTGCAAGAATTCTGGATCAGCCGGGCGAGTGCAGAACAAAGGAAGGGCCGTGCTGGCCGGACAGGCCCTGGCGTGTGTTACAGGCTCTACGCCGAGTCCGATTATGATGCTTTTGCCCCGTATCCTGTTCCAGAAATTCAGAGAGTGGCCTTGGATGCTTTGGTTCTCCAG ATGAAGAGTATGGACCTTGGGGATCCCCGCTCCTTTCCATTTATTGAACAACCCCCCATGTCAAGCATAGAAACCGCCATTTTGTATTTGCGAGATCAAGGAGCTCTAGATGCCAACGAGGAGCTGACGCCCATCGGGAAGCTGCTGGCCAAACTCCCTGTTGATGTTGTGATCG GAAAGATGCTTATATTGGGGACACTTTTCAGCCTTTTGGAGCCAGTGCTGACTATTGCCTCAGCTCTTAGTGTGCAGTCTCCCTTCCTCCGCTCCGCCACAAACAATCCAGAGTGCGCCACTGCCCGAAAACCCCTGGAGAGTGACCAAGGAGACCCCTTCACTCTGCTTAATGTCTTCAATGAGTGGATTCAG GTAAAATCCAGTCGAAGCAGTAACTCCAGGAAATGGTGTCGTCGGCGGGGACTGGAAGAGCAACGTTTGTACGAGATGGCCAACCTGCGGCGTCAGTTTAAG GCGCTGCTGAAAGACCACTGGATGCTGGAAGAAAGCGGCGTTCCCACCAGGGATCGCCATAGCCGACAGCGACAGCACAGAGAACGCAAGGAGCTGCACCAACTGAAAAGGCAACACGATCGCTCGGAGAAACAAAAACGCAAAGTGCTCAAACTGCAGGACCAGGATGGGGGATCTTCCAGTGATGGAGAGGAGCGGTCCCATGCTGATGGCACAGAAAGCGTGGACATTCAG GATGTAAAGTTTAAGCTGCGGCACAATGTGGAGGAACTTTGTGCGTCTAGTACCGGCCAGGAGCTTTCAGGTTCCCAGCTGTCCCTGCTCAAGCTTATCGTGTGTCATGGACTGTACCCCCAACTGGCAGTGCCCGACAGTTTCAACAGCTGCCGCAAAGACTCCGACCAG GTTTTCCACACAAAGAGTAAACAAGGAATAGTTGTCCACCCCACCAGTGTCTTCTCCAGTAATCCTGAAATTCTTCATGTTGACAGCGTCCAAGAAGAAATGGCCGTAGCAG AAGAGAATTCTGTAgacaaagaaggcaaaaaactga ACTCCAGGAGGAAAGGACAGAGCACCAAGCATCAGATTGTGGGGTTTGTGTCCCTTCTGGAGACTAATAAGCCTTACCTAGTAAACTGCATGCGATTGCCAGCTCTGCAG GGTTTCTTGCTCTTGTCTCGATCTTTGGATACGAGCGCTGACTGCTGCCGCATTGTGTGCGATAGTTGGATGGAGATAGACATGATGGATCCTGAGGCGGCATTGCGTCTAATCTCCGAAGCTGTGCGTCTCAGGTTGGCCTGGGAGAAGCTGCTGAAATCGAGACTAGAAAAGACATCCAGTGTAGAGGATTTGCAGAGAGGAGATGATCGGAGGAAGAAGAAAGAGATTGATCGCTTGGGCTACGATTTAGTGGATTACATGAGATCAGAG GTAGCTTACAGTATGAGAAGACTGGCCGCATTGGAGACACAGAACCTGTACGTTGGACCCCAGACTGTAGTTTCCACTCCCGCCTTGCCTGGGGTGTTTGGTAATGTGGATATGAAGTTAGACCCTGTGAAAGGAGGCTATCGAGCCACCAGCTTCCTGACCTATAACTGTTTATTG